The following proteins are co-located in the Meriones unguiculatus strain TT.TT164.6M chromosome 4, Bangor_MerUng_6.1, whole genome shotgun sequence genome:
- the LOC110550201 gene encoding ran-specific GTPase-activating protein-like, translated as MAAAKDSHEDHDTSTEYADEANHDPQFEPIVSLPEQEIKTLEEDEEELFKMRAKLFRFASENDLPEWKERGTGDVKLLKHKEKGTIRLLMRRDKTLKICANHYITPMMELKPNAGSDGAWVWNTHANFAAECPKPELLAIRFLNAENAQKFKTKFEKCRKEIEEREKKGPGKNDNAEKVAEKLARDEAEEKSEEKQ; from the coding sequence ATGGCGGCCGCCAAGGACAGTCATGAGGACCATGATACCTCCACAGAATATGCAGATGAGGCCAACCATGACCCCCAGTTCGAGCCAATAGTTTCTCTTCCTGAGCAAGAAATTAAAACActggaggaagatgaagaggagcTTTTTAAGATGCGAGCAAAGCTGTTCCGGTTTGCATCAGAGAATGACCTCCCAGAGTGGAAGGAGCGAGGCACTGGAGATGTCAAACTCCTGAAGCATAAGGAGAAAGGGACTATCCGCCTTCTCATGAGGAGGGACAAGACCTTGAAGATATGTGCCAACCACTATATCACACCAATGATGGAACTGAAGCCAAATGCTGGCAGTGACGGCGCCTGGGTCTGGAATACCCATGCCAACTTTGCTGCTGAGTGCCCCAAGCCTGAGCTGCTCGCCATCCGCTTCCTAAATGCTGAGAATGCACAAAAGTTCAAAACAAAGTTTGAAAAATGCAGGAAAGAgattgaagagagagaaaagaaaggaccAGGCAAAAATGATAATGCTGAAAAGGTGGCTGAGAAGCTGGCCAGAGATGAGGCTGAAGAGAAGTCTGAGGAGAAGCAATGA